One stretch of Nocardia mangyaensis DNA includes these proteins:
- a CDS encoding HAD family hydrolase, with protein MAVLGGAPKLIALDVDGTLLSTGVEISARVIAAVRAAVAAGAHVVVTTGRTVLTTRPVLGELGLTEGHALCSNGAVHIDVARGEPVAVQSFDPAPAVLALRALFPEMIFAAERVGVGTWATGHGPGEYSIGDFQLVDHRVLSSQPTPRLNGWWPSGTAEEMLALLASLDVPDASWVHGEYGPWLTVSRRGVSKGWALERLRRVLGVAPDQTLAIGDGFNDREMLRWAAHSVAMASSPADVLALADEVTGDVAEDGVATVLERWFVG; from the coding sequence GTGGCTGTACTCGGGGGAGCGCCGAAGCTGATTGCGCTCGATGTGGATGGGACCCTGCTGTCGACGGGGGTCGAGATCAGTGCGCGGGTCATCGCGGCGGTGCGGGCGGCGGTGGCGGCGGGGGCGCATGTGGTGGTGACCACCGGGCGCACCGTGCTCACCACCCGACCGGTGCTCGGCGAGTTGGGGCTCACCGAGGGACACGCGCTGTGTTCCAACGGGGCCGTGCACATCGATGTCGCGCGCGGCGAACCCGTTGCCGTGCAGTCCTTCGACCCGGCACCGGCGGTGCTCGCCCTGCGCGCGCTGTTTCCGGAGATGATCTTCGCCGCGGAGCGGGTCGGCGTCGGCACCTGGGCGACCGGGCACGGTCCGGGGGAGTACTCCATCGGCGATTTCCAGCTCGTCGACCATCGTGTGCTGAGCAGTCAGCCGACGCCCCGGCTCAACGGCTGGTGGCCCAGTGGCACCGCCGAGGAGATGCTCGCCCTGCTGGCCTCGCTCGACGTGCCCGACGCGTCGTGGGTGCACGGCGAATACGGACCGTGGCTCACCGTGTCGCGCCGGGGCGTCTCGAAAGGCTGGGCGCTGGAACGGCTTCGGCGCGTACTCGGCGTCGCGCCCGACCAGACACTGGCCATCGGCGACGGCTTCAACGACCGCGAGATGCTGCGCTGGGCCGCCCACTCGGTCGCGATGGCCAGCTCACCCGCCGACGTGCTCGCCCTCGCCGACGAGGTGACCGGCGATGTCGCCGAGGACGGTGTGGCCACCGTGCTCGAGCGCTGGTTCGTCGGCTGA
- a CDS encoding VOC family protein, whose product MLRGMATTTYYADDLTAAKDWYAAFLGIAPYFEVPGGYYEFRVGPLQAELGIINRAYAPAGAHHAPGGGGVVFWQVDDLAATHARLLELGATEYEPITERGEGTGFATAAVLDPFGNVLGIMTNPHFVAMTAPLAAAR is encoded by the coding sequence ATGCTGCGCGGAATGGCCACCACCACCTACTACGCCGACGATCTCACCGCAGCCAAGGACTGGTACGCCGCATTCCTCGGCATCGCACCCTATTTCGAGGTTCCGGGCGGCTACTACGAGTTCCGGGTCGGTCCGCTGCAGGCCGAGCTCGGCATCATCAACCGGGCCTACGCCCCTGCGGGTGCGCACCACGCGCCGGGCGGCGGAGGGGTGGTGTTCTGGCAGGTCGACGACCTCGCGGCCACCCATGCCCGGCTGCTCGAGCTCGGCGCGACCGAGTACGAGCCGATCACCGAGCGCGGGGAGGGAACGGGTTTCGCGACCGCGGCGGTGCTCGATCCGTTCGGCAATGTCCTCGGGATCATGACCAATCCACACTTCGTCGCCATGACGGCGCCGCTCGCCGCGGCGAGGTAG
- a CDS encoding helix-turn-helix transcriptional regulator, translating to MRADRLVATLLLMQTRGRVTAAQVAAELEVSVATARRDLEALSTAGIPVYPQPGRGGGWSLIGGARTDLSGLTAGETRALFLLAGPAAQAAPELKSALRKLVRALPQTFRADAAAAADAVVVDPARWGRPDPEPPAMLAVLQRAVVDRRRVRIDYLRSGQRTVRAVDPWGLVEKETVWYLIAGTERGRRTFRLDRIAELAVLDETVDRPAELDLQQQWAEVVSEMEQRRAAVAATVLVSAALAPILDDQQGRHCTLLGPADDGRVRASITADTTKMLARQLAGWAGDVEVVEPAEVRAELVALGTELVRDNS from the coding sequence ATGCGAGCGGACAGATTGGTGGCCACCCTGCTGTTGATGCAGACGCGGGGCCGGGTGACGGCCGCGCAGGTCGCGGCCGAGCTCGAGGTGTCGGTGGCAACGGCCCGCCGCGATCTCGAGGCCCTGTCGACGGCGGGCATCCCGGTGTATCCGCAGCCGGGCCGGGGTGGTGGCTGGTCGCTGATCGGTGGCGCCCGCACCGACCTGTCCGGTCTCACCGCGGGGGAGACCAGGGCGCTGTTCCTGTTGGCCGGTCCGGCGGCCCAGGCTGCTCCCGAGCTGAAATCCGCGCTGCGCAAACTGGTTCGGGCGCTGCCGCAGACCTTTCGCGCGGATGCTGCTGCCGCGGCTGATGCCGTGGTCGTCGACCCGGCCCGATGGGGTCGGCCCGATCCGGAGCCGCCCGCGATGCTCGCGGTCCTGCAGCGCGCGGTGGTGGATCGTCGACGGGTACGGATCGACTATCTGCGGTCGGGTCAGCGTACGGTCCGGGCGGTCGATCCCTGGGGGCTGGTCGAGAAGGAGACGGTGTGGTACCTGATCGCCGGTACCGAGCGCGGCAGGCGCACCTTCCGCCTCGACCGGATCGCGGAGCTCGCGGTGCTGGACGAAACCGTCGACCGGCCTGCGGAACTCGACCTCCAGCAGCAGTGGGCCGAGGTCGTTTCCGAGATGGAGCAGCGTCGTGCAGCCGTCGCCGCGACTGTCCTCGTCTCCGCCGCGCTCGCCCCGATCCTGGACGACCAGCAGGGCCGCCACTGCACCCTGCTCGGTCCGGCCGACGATGGCCGGGTGCGCGCGAGCATCACCGCCGATACGACGAAGATGCTCGCGCGCCAACTGGCGGGCTGGGCCGGTGATGTCGAGGTGGTCGAACCCGCCGAGGTCAGGGCCGAACTCGTCGCCCTCGGCACCGAACTGGTGCGCGACAACAGCTGA
- a CDS encoding SGNH/GDSL hydrolase family protein — translation MSSTTPLSSDDHRAAPRTETDDPLLLTPKQAHTLLAGAPWRRFAVLGDSIAAGTGDPSPGYAPTGWADRVAAALTAVQPTLAYRNTGRIGATSTQVLDRQLPEILEFAPDLVHVNCGGNDLFEPGADLDRLRENLSTICAALTATGAQLSVFTVADVWDVERMAPMRPMRPKMAALNDMVRVIAADYDAVLTEFWEHPVRSRPELMSADLLHFTTSGHAVVASEVIQSLSARIAAA, via the coding sequence ATGTCTTCCACCACTCCCCTGTCCTCGGACGACCACCGTGCCGCGCCCCGTACCGAGACCGACGACCCGCTGCTGCTGACTCCAAAACAGGCGCACACTCTGCTCGCGGGCGCGCCGTGGCGGCGCTTCGCGGTGCTGGGCGACTCCATCGCCGCGGGCACCGGCGATCCGAGCCCCGGCTACGCGCCCACCGGCTGGGCCGACCGGGTCGCGGCTGCCCTCACTGCGGTCCAGCCCACGCTCGCCTACCGCAACACCGGCCGGATCGGCGCGACCAGCACCCAGGTGCTCGACCGGCAACTCCCCGAGATCCTGGAATTCGCACCGGATCTCGTGCACGTCAATTGCGGCGGCAACGATCTGTTCGAGCCGGGTGCCGACCTCGACCGGTTGCGCGAGAACCTCTCGACGATCTGCGCGGCACTGACCGCCACCGGCGCGCAACTGTCCGTCTTCACGGTCGCCGATGTGTGGGACGTCGAGCGGATGGCGCCGATGCGGCCGATGCGGCCGAAGATGGCCGCGCTCAACGATATGGTCCGCGTGATCGCCGCCGACTACGACGCCGTGCTCACCGAGTTCTGGGAGCATCCGGTGCGGTCGCGCCCGGAGTTGATGAGCGCCGATCTCCTGCACTTCACCACCAGCGGGCACGCGGTCGTGGCCAGTGAGGTGATCCAGTCGCTGAGCGCGCGCATCGCCGCGGCCTGA
- a CDS encoding MFS transporter: MTDVSARPDDPLITPATDSATRRTLAVAAGAAFIAFLDLSVVNIAFPTIALSFPETATATLTWIVSGYAIAFAALLTPAGRLADVLGRKRLFAVALTGFAVTSLLCGLAPNAQWLIAGRILQGMTAAFMVPAALGLLLAVTPRAKIGTAIGAWSAAGGFAAVVGPALGGALVEGFGWRAVFLINVPIALALIVPGLRLPDAGNGGRDTALPDALGTVAIVLGLGALVAAVTEGQSWGWTAPGTLTLLLGGVALTLFALVRSAGRSNPAVPVALWRDRRFALANAGAFLFGATMFAWLLAGPLFLHTIWGYSVLESAGALTIGAVAAMVTSLVTGRITSAPGQRWAGVFGALMYTAALIWMSTDAFGPEPALWSAWIPAGILGGGGIGFVITVLGTAAASSVPPQQFAAGIGLNVTVRQVGGALGVAILAAILAATADDALRGFHILFAVCAGIGVAVTLLLALPAHSRSTD; the protein is encoded by the coding sequence ATGACCGACGTCTCCGCTCGGCCCGACGATCCACTCATCACCCCGGCCACCGATTCCGCCACCCGCCGCACTCTCGCAGTCGCCGCGGGGGCCGCCTTCATCGCGTTCCTCGACCTCTCCGTCGTCAACATCGCGTTCCCGACCATCGCCCTGAGCTTTCCCGAGACCGCCACCGCCACGCTGACCTGGATCGTCAGCGGCTACGCGATCGCCTTCGCGGCCTTGCTCACCCCGGCCGGACGTCTCGCCGACGTACTCGGCCGCAAGCGCCTGTTCGCCGTCGCATTGACCGGGTTCGCCGTCACTTCCCTGCTCTGTGGGCTCGCGCCCAACGCGCAATGGCTCATTGCCGGACGCATCCTGCAGGGCATGACAGCGGCATTCATGGTGCCCGCCGCGCTCGGACTCCTCTTGGCGGTCACGCCGCGTGCGAAGATCGGCACCGCGATCGGCGCGTGGTCGGCGGCAGGCGGGTTCGCCGCGGTCGTCGGCCCGGCGCTGGGTGGTGCGCTGGTCGAGGGGTTCGGGTGGCGGGCGGTCTTCCTGATCAATGTGCCGATCGCGCTCGCGCTGATCGTGCCGGGACTGCGGCTGCCCGACGCGGGCAACGGCGGTCGCGACACCGCGCTGCCCGATGCGCTCGGCACGGTCGCGATCGTGCTCGGACTCGGCGCGCTCGTCGCGGCCGTCACCGAGGGGCAGTCGTGGGGCTGGACCGCACCCGGCACGCTCACCCTGCTGCTCGGCGGTGTCGCGCTGACGCTGTTCGCCCTGGTCCGTTCGGCCGGACGATCGAACCCCGCGGTGCCGGTGGCCCTGTGGCGGGATCGCCGGTTCGCGCTGGCCAACGCGGGCGCGTTCCTGTTCGGCGCGACGATGTTCGCCTGGCTGCTCGCCGGACCGCTGTTCCTGCACACGATCTGGGGATACTCGGTGCTCGAGTCCGCCGGTGCGCTCACCATCGGCGCGGTGGCGGCGATGGTGACTTCCCTTGTCACCGGACGCATCACGTCCGCACCCGGACAGCGCTGGGCCGGTGTGTTCGGCGCGCTGATGTACACCGCGGCGCTGATCTGGATGAGCACCGATGCCTTCGGCCCCGAACCCGCGCTCTGGTCGGCGTGGATCCCGGCCGGCATTCTCGGCGGTGGCGGCATCGGTTTCGTCATCACCGTGCTCGGTACTGCTGCGGCGAGTTCGGTTCCCCCGCAGCAGTTCGCGGCGGGCATCGGCCTGAATGTCACCGTGCGCCAAGTGGGTGGCGCGCTCGGTGTCGCGATTCTCGCGGCGATCCTGGCAGCGACGGCAGATGACGCGCTGCGCGGCTTCCACATCCTGTTCGCCGTGTGTGCCGGGATCGGCGTCGCGGTCACCCTGCTGCTCGCCCTGCCCGCGCACTCTCGCTCGACCGACTGA
- a CDS encoding TetR/AcrR family transcriptional regulator, whose translation MTQLTEPTDQRLAKGARARATIAQRAAELASVEGLDGLSIGRLAADLGLSKSGIATLFGTKEALQLAAVQTGRDIFVERVIAPSLAVPRGIERIRTLVDRWFAHIDEPPFPGGCFRVATLTEFSSKTGPVHDAVVADHDQWLAFLAAEIAKARDLGALPMVDPDLLAFELDAIVSAANVARQTGDSSRVDAARAIAARLLSPQG comes from the coding sequence ATGACCCAGTTGACGGAACCGACCGATCAACGGCTGGCCAAGGGCGCCCGCGCCAGGGCGACCATTGCCCAGCGTGCCGCCGAACTCGCCTCCGTCGAAGGTCTCGACGGCCTGTCCATCGGGCGTCTCGCCGCCGACCTCGGGCTGAGCAAGAGCGGCATCGCCACCCTGTTCGGCACCAAGGAGGCCCTGCAACTCGCCGCCGTGCAGACCGGCCGCGACATCTTCGTCGAGCGGGTGATCGCACCGAGCCTGGCAGTGCCCCGCGGTATCGAGCGGATCCGCACCCTGGTCGACCGCTGGTTCGCCCACATCGACGAACCGCCCTTTCCCGGTGGTTGTTTTCGCGTCGCCACGCTCACCGAGTTCAGCAGCAAGACCGGACCGGTCCACGACGCCGTCGTCGCCGATCACGACCAGTGGCTGGCCTTCCTCGCCGCCGAGATCGCCAAGGCCCGCGACCTCGGCGCCCTCCCCATGGTCGACCCCGACCTGCTCGCCTTCGAACTCGACGCGATCGTGAGCGCGGCCAATGTCGCCCGCCAGACCGGTGATTCGTCGCGCGTGGACGCCGCCCGCGCGATCGCCGCCCGGCTCCTGTCTCCTCAGGGTTGA
- a CDS encoding DUF748 domain-containing protein has protein sequence MTTNAHTGHVTTAPPTPQPTNNAAPGVDGGGRATHRNHGDRTEAAQATAAVEHHHADHHTAHVGPEARRAAERAGHHVTHAAEHTGHDGGHADQADQAGTAIQVGHGAGPGGLLITQDGYTLNLETTIAEPGGIDFRFRILGPDGAAVTEFDPIHDRELHLIVARRELTGFWHVHPRREADGTWAIRLDLPEAGAYRVFTDIAPRALGRTITLGADLAIAGHYAPQPVPAVGRAAEIDGYELTVDGELRADGDLLTLTVRKDGASVTDLQPYLAAFGHLVILRAGDLAYVHVHPNGEPGDGITPAGPEISFHTAVPGPGTYRLFLDFRHNDAVRTAAFTLTTPQTTEHTHHR, from the coding sequence ATGACCACCAACGCCCACACCGGACACGTCACCACCGCACCCCCCACACCGCAGCCGACGAACAACGCCGCACCCGGAGTCGATGGCGGCGGCCGCGCCACACACCGGAATCACGGTGATCGCACCGAAGCCGCGCAGGCCACAGCAGCCGTCGAGCACCACCACGCGGACCACCACACCGCACACGTCGGCCCCGAGGCACGCCGCGCCGCCGAACGCGCCGGGCACCACGTGACTCACGCCGCCGAACACACCGGACACGACGGCGGCCACGCAGACCAGGCAGACCAGGCAGGCACTGCCATCCAGGTCGGACACGGCGCCGGACCCGGAGGCCTGCTGATCACGCAGGACGGGTACACCCTGAATCTCGAGACGACGATCGCCGAGCCGGGCGGGATCGATTTCCGGTTCCGGATCCTCGGGCCCGACGGGGCCGCCGTGACGGAGTTCGATCCGATTCACGATCGGGAGCTGCACCTGATCGTGGCGCGGCGGGAGCTGACCGGGTTCTGGCACGTGCATCCGCGCCGCGAGGCGGACGGCACCTGGGCGATCCGGTTGGACCTGCCCGAAGCGGGCGCCTATCGGGTGTTCACCGATATCGCCCCGCGCGCCCTCGGACGGACGATCACGCTCGGCGCCGATCTCGCCATCGCGGGACACTATGCGCCACAACCGGTTCCCGCCGTTGGGCGCGCAGCCGAGATCGACGGCTACGAGCTCACCGTCGACGGTGAGCTACGCGCTGACGGCGACCTGCTGACGCTGACCGTCCGCAAAGACGGCGCATCGGTGACGGATCTGCAGCCCTACCTCGCCGCCTTCGGCCACCTGGTGATCCTGCGCGCCGGTGACCTCGCCTACGTGCACGTCCACCCCAACGGCGAACCCGGCGACGGCATCACCCCCGCCGGTCCCGAAATCAGCTTCCACACCGCTGTTCCCGGTCCCGGCACGTATCGCCTGTTCCTCGACTTCCGCCACAACGACGCCGTGCGCACCGCGGCCTTCACCCTCACCACCCCGCAGACCACCGAGCACACCCACCACCGCTGA
- a CDS encoding sirohydrochlorin chelatase, with protein sequence MTGVLAPLRGAAMAPRTGGGPALVAVAHGSRDPRSAATMAAVVADVAAARPDLTVRLAFLDLNAPSVEQVTDDLAAQGHTSAIVVPLLLGNAFHARVDLPALLGEATRRNPRLRLTQADVLGADPRLLAALADQVTHAVNGRPVASGSRSADIASPHIGTLPGSPGAMVRTFGSAGPSPELGIAVAAVGSRNAAANRRTAAVARRLAASTGLRTEICFATVDPGIAVAIDRLRARGAEHIVVAPWFLAPGLLTDRLRTAAPDLVHAAVIGAHSALTEVIWARYDSTIAAELELSA encoded by the coding sequence ATGACGGGTGTGCTCGCCCCGCTGCGTGGTGCCGCCATGGCACCGCGTACCGGTGGCGGGCCCGCACTCGTCGCGGTGGCTCACGGCAGCCGTGACCCCCGCTCCGCCGCGACGATGGCGGCCGTGGTCGCCGACGTCGCCGCCGCCCGCCCCGACCTCACGGTCCGGCTGGCTTTTCTCGACCTGAACGCGCCGTCGGTGGAGCAGGTCACCGATGATCTCGCCGCCCAGGGACACACCTCGGCGATCGTCGTTCCGCTGTTGCTGGGCAATGCTTTTCACGCTCGCGTCGACCTACCCGCCTTGCTGGGCGAGGCGACGCGACGGAATCCCCGGCTGCGACTCACCCAAGCCGACGTCCTCGGCGCCGATCCGCGCCTGCTCGCGGCGCTGGCCGATCAGGTCACGCACGCCGTCAACGGTCGGCCGGTTGCTTCCGGATCACGATCTGCGGACATCGCCTCGCCGCACATCGGCACGCTCCCCGGCTCACCGGGGGCAATGGTGCGTACCTTCGGGTCCGCCGGACCCTCGCCCGAGCTGGGAATCGCGGTGGCCGCTGTCGGTTCACGGAACGCGGCGGCGAATCGACGGACCGCGGCGGTCGCTCGCCGACTCGCCGCATCGACCGGCCTCCGCACCGAAATATGCTTCGCCACAGTAGATCCCGGAATCGCTGTGGCCATCGACCGGCTCCGTGCGCGTGGCGCTGAACACATCGTCGTCGCACCCTGGTTCCTCGCGCCTGGACTGCTCACTGATCGACTCCGCACGGCGGCACCCGACCTCGTGCACGCCGCCGTCATCGGCGCCCACTCCGCACTGACCGAGGTGATCTGGGCACGCTACGACAGCACGATCGCGGCGGAACTCGAACTGTCCGCCTGA
- a CDS encoding sulfate adenylyltransferase subunit 1 yields the protein MSDLLRLATAGSVDDGKSTLVGRLLYDTKSVLADQIDAVTRASVDKGLSTPDLSLLVDGLRAEREQGITIDVAYRYFATPKRSFVLADTPGHVQYTRNTVSGASTAQLVILLVDARKGVIEQTRRHAAVLALLGVPKLVLAVNKIDLVEDPATVFAEISAEFNTLTSTLGWADEDVLEIPVSALHGDNIASRSANTPYYDGPSLIEHLESVPVDADSTGEHALGLRFPVQYVIRPRTAEYPDYRGYAGQIAAGSVSPGDEIVVLPSGKRTTVERIDTPDGELAVAQVGRSVTLILADEVDISRGDIIASVADAPEPVDTFDATVCWLGDKALRPGARLLLKHGAKTTQAIVGALVERFDEQALAAVPNPESLELNDIGRVSLRLAEPIPADDYRTNRHTGSFLLIDPAGGNTLAAGLVGDVLTSVEVGAAVR from the coding sequence ATGTCCGACCTATTGAGGCTGGCCACCGCCGGTTCTGTCGACGACGGTAAGTCCACTCTGGTCGGACGGCTGCTCTACGACACCAAGTCCGTGCTGGCCGATCAGATCGACGCCGTCACCCGCGCCTCGGTCGACAAGGGCCTGTCGACACCGGACCTGTCGCTGCTCGTCGACGGCCTGCGCGCCGAGCGTGAGCAGGGCATCACCATCGACGTCGCGTACCGCTACTTCGCCACGCCGAAGCGGTCTTTCGTGCTCGCCGACACCCCCGGTCACGTGCAGTACACCCGCAACACCGTCTCCGGCGCGTCCACCGCGCAGCTGGTGATCCTGCTGGTCGACGCGCGCAAGGGCGTCATCGAGCAGACCCGCCGCCATGCCGCCGTGCTGGCACTGCTCGGCGTGCCGAAGCTGGTGCTCGCGGTGAACAAGATCGACCTGGTCGAGGATCCGGCGACGGTGTTCGCCGAGATCTCGGCCGAGTTCAACACACTCACCTCGACCCTGGGCTGGGCCGACGAGGACGTGCTGGAGATCCCGGTCTCCGCGCTGCACGGCGACAACATCGCCAGCCGCTCGGCCAACACCCCGTACTACGACGGCCCCTCGCTGATCGAGCACCTGGAATCTGTTCCGGTGGACGCGGATTCGACCGGCGAGCACGCGCTGGGCCTGCGGTTCCCCGTGCAGTACGTGATCCGCCCGCGCACCGCCGAGTACCCCGACTACCGCGGCTACGCGGGCCAGATCGCGGCCGGCTCGGTCTCCCCCGGCGACGAGATCGTGGTGCTGCCCTCGGGCAAGCGCACCACCGTCGAGCGGATCGACACCCCCGACGGTGAGCTCGCGGTCGCGCAGGTGGGCCGCAGCGTGACGCTGATCCTCGCCGACGAAGTCGACATCTCGCGTGGTGACATCATCGCCTCGGTCGCCGACGCGCCCGAGCCGGTCGACACCTTCGACGCGACGGTCTGCTGGCTCGGCGACAAGGCGCTGCGCCCTGGCGCGCGGCTGCTGCTCAAGCACGGCGCCAAGACCACCCAGGCCATCGTCGGCGCGCTGGTCGAGCGCTTCGACGAGCAGGCCCTCGCCGCGGTGCCGAACCCGGAGTCGCTCGAGCTCAACGACATCGGCCGGGTCTCGCTGCGGCTGGCCGAGCCGATCCCGGCCGACGATTACCGCACCAACCGGCACACCGGTTCGTTCCTGCTGATCGACCCTGCGGGTGGCAACACCCTCGCGGCCGGTCTGGTCGGCGATGTGCTGACCTCGGTCGAGGTCGGGGCCGCAGTCCGATGA
- the cysD gene encoding sulfate adenylyltransferase subunit CysD: MTVTTTGSEPVSTHTTERELGLSEFDTLAALESEAIHIFREVAGEFERPVILFSGGKDSTVLLHLALKAFWPAPLPFALLHVDTGHNLDEVLAFRDKVVEKYGLRLHVASVEEYLADGRLAERPDGIRNPLQTVPLLDAITEHRFDAVFGGGRRDEERSRAKERIFSLRNAFGQWDPKRQRPELWNLYNGKHAPGEHVRVFPLSNWTELDIWRYIAREDIDLASIYYAHERPVYQRDGMWMTPGVWGGPAEGEVLETRSVRYRTVGDGSTTGAIISDAADNAAILAEVAASRLTERGATRGDDRVSEAAMEDRKREGYF, from the coding sequence ATGACTGTCACCACCACTGGGAGTGAGCCTGTGAGTACCCACACCACCGAACGCGAACTCGGCCTGTCCGAGTTCGACACCCTCGCAGCGCTGGAATCCGAGGCGATCCACATCTTCCGTGAGGTCGCGGGCGAGTTCGAGCGGCCGGTGATCCTGTTCTCCGGCGGCAAGGACTCCACCGTGCTGCTGCACTTGGCGCTCAAGGCCTTCTGGCCCGCGCCGCTGCCGTTCGCGCTGCTGCACGTCGACACCGGGCACAACCTCGACGAAGTGCTCGCGTTCCGCGACAAGGTGGTGGAGAAGTACGGCCTGCGCCTGCACGTCGCCTCGGTCGAGGAGTACCTGGCCGATGGTCGGCTCGCCGAGCGCCCCGACGGCATCCGCAACCCGCTGCAGACCGTGCCGCTGCTCGACGCCATCACCGAGCACCGTTTCGACGCGGTGTTCGGTGGCGGCCGCCGCGACGAGGAGCGTTCGCGCGCCAAGGAGCGGATCTTCTCGCTGCGCAACGCCTTCGGCCAGTGGGATCCGAAGCGTCAGCGTCCCGAGCTGTGGAACCTCTACAACGGCAAGCACGCGCCGGGCGAGCACGTGCGGGTGTTCCCGCTGAGCAACTGGACCGAGCTCGACATCTGGCGCTACATCGCGCGCGAGGACATCGACCTGGCCAGCATCTACTACGCCCACGAGCGTCCGGTGTACCAGCGCGACGGTATGTGGATGACCCCCGGCGTGTGGGGCGGTCCCGCCGAGGGGGAAGTGCTCGAGACCCGGTCGGTGCGCTACCGCACCGTCGGCGACGGTTCCACCACTGGCGCCATCATTTCCGACGCCGCCGACAACGCGGCCATCCTGGCCGAGGTCGCCGCATCCCGACTGACCGAACGCGGCGCGACCCGCGGCGACGACCGAGTGTCGGAAGCCGCGATGGAAGACCGCAAGCGAGAGGGTTATTTCTGA
- a CDS encoding phosphoadenylyl-sulfate reductase codes for MTTNLAAKLAEDELRALAEQGAAELGPDASAAELIAWTDQHFGDNYIVASNMQDGVLVHLAAQTRPGVDVLFLDTGYHFAETMGTRDAVEAVYGVNVVNVRPEHSVTEQDELLGKDLFATDAAECCRLRKVVPLKKSLSGYNAWITGIRRVEAPTRANAPLISFDEAFGLVKINPIAPWSDDEMQAYITAHGILVNPLVEEGYPSIGCAPCTRKPEPGSDPRSGRWAGLAKTECGLHQS; via the coding sequence GTGACAACGAATCTCGCGGCCAAGCTGGCCGAAGACGAACTGCGCGCACTGGCTGAGCAGGGCGCGGCCGAGCTCGGTCCCGACGCCTCGGCGGCCGAGCTGATCGCCTGGACCGACCAGCACTTCGGCGACAACTACATCGTGGCGTCGAACATGCAGGACGGGGTGCTGGTGCACCTGGCCGCGCAGACCAGGCCCGGCGTCGACGTGTTGTTCCTCGACACCGGCTACCACTTCGCCGAGACCATGGGCACCAGGGACGCGGTCGAGGCCGTGTACGGCGTGAACGTGGTGAACGTGCGCCCCGAGCACAGCGTCACCGAGCAGGACGAACTGCTCGGCAAGGATCTGTTCGCCACCGACGCCGCCGAATGCTGCCGGCTGCGCAAGGTCGTTCCGCTGAAGAAGTCGCTGTCCGGGTACAACGCCTGGATCACCGGTATCCGGCGGGTGGAGGCCCCCACCCGCGCCAACGCGCCACTGATCTCGTTCGACGAAGCCTTCGGACTGGTGAAGATCAACCCGATCGCCCCGTGGTCCGACGACGAGATGCAGGCTTACATCACGGCCCACGGCATTCTCGTCAATCCCCTGGTGGAGGAGGGTTACCCGTCCATCGGTTGCGCGCCGTGCACGCGTAAGCCCGAACCGGGATCCGATCCGCGCAGCGGCCGCTGGGCCGGGCTGGCCAAGACCGAATGCGGATTGCACCAATCATGA